A genomic window from Anthocerotibacter panamensis C109 includes:
- a CDS encoding Calvin cycle protein CP12, which yields MTDLNQLIQKEVAEAREVCEIKGDGSKECAVAWDAVEELQAEASHRKTQVPPKTSLEQYCDSNPDAAECRLYED from the coding sequence ATGACTGACCTGAATCAGTTAATTCAAAAAGAAGTGGCCGAAGCTCGTGAGGTTTGTGAGATCAAGGGCGATGGCTCCAAAGAGTGCGCGGTTGCTTGGGATGCAGTCGAAGAACTGCAAGCCGAAGCCTCCCACCGCAAGACCCAAGTCCCGCCCAAGACCTCCCTGGAACAGTACTGTGACAGTAACCCCGACGCTGCTGAGTGCCGGCTATACGAGGACTAA
- a CDS encoding AI-2E family transporter, whose protein sequence is MWTPLQRTLVTALLVFLCGWALLETLGYFGQFLAIFVSAGIIAFLMDYPVTRLQKWMKRPIAGLVVYGVALLVLGVLALLIGPVVIDQSQQFIAGLPELLNSSRIQALGLSQWLASRGIEVNIAQIQAEVFSQISQRVQGVAEGAIGLTFGTFGLLIEVILALVIAFYMLLDGQRFWNGLMRFFPAHLREPFSRSLRFNLRVFFTGQLILAGFMTVVLTPVFFILGSPYPLLSGLFIGMFELLPFIGASIGIGLVFLLTLLLEPILAFKLLLAAVVVQQVKDNIVTPRVLGNFTGLSPILIFAALLLGVKIGGLLGAILAIPLTGVLKSLLDVLSPEEVIPEKST, encoded by the coding sequence ATGTGGACTCCGCTACAACGAACTTTAGTGACTGCACTGTTGGTCTTCTTGTGCGGGTGGGCTTTGCTGGAGACTTTGGGCTATTTCGGGCAGTTCCTCGCTATCTTTGTCTCGGCGGGGATTATCGCTTTTTTGATGGATTACCCGGTCACCCGGCTACAAAAGTGGATGAAGCGACCCATCGCTGGACTGGTGGTCTATGGGGTCGCCTTACTGGTTTTGGGCGTGTTGGCTCTGTTGATCGGTCCGGTGGTGATTGACCAGAGCCAGCAGTTTATTGCCGGACTGCCTGAGCTTCTCAACTCCAGCCGTATACAGGCTTTGGGTCTGAGCCAGTGGCTGGCAAGCCGCGGGATCGAGGTGAATATAGCCCAGATCCAGGCGGAGGTTTTCAGCCAAATCAGCCAACGGGTGCAGGGGGTAGCCGAAGGGGCTATCGGGCTAACCTTTGGGACTTTTGGCTTGCTGATCGAGGTCATCTTGGCCCTAGTGATTGCTTTTTATATGCTCTTGGACGGTCAACGCTTCTGGAATGGGCTGATGCGCTTCTTCCCAGCCCATCTGCGCGAGCCTTTTTCCCGGTCCCTACGCTTTAATTTGCGGGTCTTCTTTACGGGACAACTGATCCTGGCGGGGTTTATGACGGTGGTGCTGACGCCGGTATTTTTTATACTGGGTTCGCCTTATCCGCTGCTGTCGGGACTCTTCATCGGGATGTTTGAGCTTTTGCCCTTTATCGGAGCGTCGATTGGGATCGGGCTGGTTTTTCTGCTGACGTTGCTCCTAGAGCCGATCCTAGCCTTTAAATTACTCCTGGCGGCGGTGGTTGTGCAGCAGGTCAAGGACAATATAGTGACGCCCCGTGTGCTCGGAAACTTCACAGGGCTCAGTCCTATCCTCATCTTTGCGGCTCTGCTGTTGGGCGTCAAAATCGGTGGTCTGCTTGGGGCAATTCTGGCTATTCCCCTCACCGGGGTACTCAAAAGCCTCCTTGACGTCCTCAGCCCCGAGGAGGTTATCCCCGAAAAATCAACCTAA
- the nusA gene encoding transcription termination factor NusA, producing MSMVPLPGMNALIESISKKNNLPNNAVSEALRQALKKGYERYRKTYKESDVSYDEDYFNNFEVELDLDEEGFRVLSTKTIVDKVSTPDHEISLAEVREVVPQAEAGGVVVVDVTPGKAEFGRMSAIQTKQVFTQQLRDQQRKIIQEEFRELEGTVLQARVLRFEGRSVIMGVTSGFGQSEVEAELPQSEQLPGESYNRTGGVFKVFLKKVWDGARRGPQLTVSRADPGLVVYLFANEVPEIEDEVVRIVAVAREANPPTRSVGPRTKIAVDTLERDVDPVGACIGARGSRIQAVVAELRGEKIDVIRWSPDPSTYVANALSPAKVIEVILIDPDARQSHVIVPDDQLSLAIGKEGQNVRLAARLTGWKIDIKKVSEYRRP from the coding sequence ATGTCTATGGTTCCCTTACCAGGGATGAATGCCCTGATTGAATCCATCAGCAAGAAGAACAATTTACCCAACAACGCCGTCAGCGAAGCCCTCCGGCAGGCCCTCAAGAAGGGCTACGAACGCTACCGCAAGACCTACAAAGAATCCGACGTCAGCTATGACGAGGACTATTTCAATAACTTTGAAGTAGAGCTGGACTTGGACGAGGAAGGTTTTCGCGTCCTCTCGACCAAGACGATTGTGGATAAAGTATCTACCCCGGACCACGAAATTTCCCTAGCTGAAGTGCGCGAGGTTGTCCCACAGGCCGAGGCGGGCGGGGTCGTCGTCGTGGATGTCACTCCGGGTAAGGCTGAATTTGGGCGCATGTCCGCGATCCAAACCAAGCAGGTCTTCACACAGCAGCTTAGAGACCAGCAGCGCAAAATCATCCAAGAGGAGTTTCGCGAACTAGAGGGGACGGTGCTTCAGGCACGGGTCCTGCGCTTTGAGGGGCGCTCGGTGATCATGGGGGTGACCAGTGGCTTCGGACAATCTGAGGTCGAGGCTGAACTCCCGCAGAGCGAACAACTCCCCGGTGAGTCCTACAACCGGACGGGGGGCGTCTTTAAAGTCTTCCTCAAGAAAGTCTGGGATGGGGCGCGGCGCGGTCCCCAACTCACCGTCTCCAGGGCTGACCCCGGTCTGGTGGTCTATCTTTTTGCCAATGAGGTTCCTGAAATCGAAGACGAAGTGGTCCGCATCGTTGCGGTCGCCCGCGAAGCCAACCCGCCCACGCGCAGTGTCGGCCCGCGCACGAAAATCGCTGTGGACACGCTGGAGCGGGATGTGGACCCGGTAGGAGCCTGTATCGGAGCCCGAGGATCGCGGATTCAGGCGGTGGTCGCAGAGTTGCGCGGCGAGAAGATCGACGTGATCCGCTGGTCCCCCGACCCCTCGACCTACGTCGCCAACGCCCTCTCTCCCGCCAAAGTCATCGAGGTCATCCTGATCGACCCGGATGCCCGTCAATCCCACGTGATCGTCCCCGATGACCAACTCTCCCTCGCCATCGGCAAGGAGGGCCAAAACGTCCGCCTTGCCGCCCGCCTGACTGGCTGGAAGATTGACATCAAAAAAGTTTCAGAGTATCGCAGACCGTAG
- a CDS encoding ribosome maturation factor RimP produces MSTPTAQFLEQITEAAQSLAATLGLEVLAVSYKTHAHPPVLRIDIRHQEHPTGIDDCAQFSRLLESYLDTLEGFEHLYSLEVSSPGIDRKLTTEREFAAFRGFPVRVTGYGPIQGKKVWEGTLLKRDETTVQITLQGRIVSLPWAEVASVQLAQ; encoded by the coding sequence ATGTCTACCCCCACAGCCCAATTCCTTGAACAAATAACAGAAGCGGCTCAGTCCCTCGCGGCCACCCTTGGCTTGGAGGTGCTTGCTGTTTCCTATAAAACCCATGCCCATCCGCCGGTGTTGCGTATTGACATTCGCCACCAGGAACATCCCACGGGCATCGACGACTGTGCACAGTTTAGCCGTCTATTGGAATCCTACCTGGACACGCTAGAAGGGTTCGAGCATCTCTATTCCCTGGAGGTCTCGAGTCCGGGTATCGACCGTAAACTGACTACCGAGCGGGAATTTGCGGCCTTTCGCGGTTTTCCGGTGCGGGTGACGGGTTACGGACCGATCCAAGGAAAAAAAGTCTGGGAAGGAACCCTGCTTAAGCGCGATGAGACGACCGTGCAGATCACCCTCCAGGGCCGGATTGTAAGCCTACCTTGGGCTGAGGTCGCAAGCGTTCAACTGGCGCAATGA